DNA sequence from the Cyprinus carpio isolate SPL01 chromosome A9, ASM1834038v1, whole genome shotgun sequence genome:
TGCAGCTTATATAGTGTGAGATAGTTGAATAAAGATTTTTGATATCGTGTTCAGGCACACCTGACGGGACTTGACAGATTTGCATTTTCTTCGAGTACAGACGTCAGACTCCACATTTTCAGGTCCAGCTTGGAGTTTAGTCTTCTTCAGTTgctccaccacttcagccagaatggtgtttttatttaaagcaggtcttggagtgaaggtctgtctgcattgagggcagctgtagactcctTTCTGATCCTTCTGATCCCAGCACTCTGTAATACagctcatacagtaactgtgtccacagggaatggccacgggatccttcaggagatccagacacaccGGACAGCTGAATTGATCCTGAGAAAAACTGACTTCTGCCATTTCACTGCATGTACAttcagacagagaaagaaaaaaaaaaaagatcaacaagTTTTCACTTTCCCTTTACAGATAATACagttttgtgagaaaaaaaaaaaaaacagaaacctgAGAAACGCCAAATGATTCTACAGTATTCTACTCCAGAATGATAAGTTTGCAGCACACACACGTTTAGCTTCTTTAAGTGGAGACataccttcttcttcttcttcttctagtgATATTACGTACGACACCGAGAGACTGCAACACATGCAACGCAACACAGCACAATTTCTAATGAGGCTTCATATCGAGGATTGTGTTGTTTTCAGAAAATCACGTGATAAAAAACCAAGCCTTTCTATTAAGTCACTTGCATGTTTCGCTTTGCGTATATGGCAAGCCGTagtaacatttaatctataaactgcactagtatctaatttaatgttactagtacttattttttagatactagtatcgtttccattaagtactagtacttattcattaactactagtgcttattttttagtgcttattctttagctactaatgtcttttgtaaagttactagtacttaatcattagatactagtacttattcattagattcaagtgcttatttattaggtactagtacttatttattaggtactagtatttattcattaaaaactagtacttattcattagatactagtacttaaaaCAATAGtgagactatgaattggattcagaatgataatcaaaacgtaggtGGAGTCAATCAACTCCCCAAAGCCTGActataattattacctcttcatcggtcgacattttattccatagcGTTACAGtcttgatgctgtttcatgtcagatgatcgtgttacatgtgttagtatctgttgtttcttcttcttcttcacttgtgttttttggaaattctgtgcagaagatatgtactagcaccctctaccgtatataaagaaaacagagattctaggagcacaagcatagctcattttaagtatatttctgaggagtacataaagcccatttctgagaagtaaataaaaagtaaactaaaagcacactttcctatttttagtttaaaagaaaaatactaatagcacacttgtataaacttctttttcataagggcagtgtgccctgtacagaacattaatgtaaaacattcagtgtctgcagcactagtgtgccctgtacagaacattaatgtgtctgcagcaccagtgtgccctgtacagaatattaatgtaaaaacattcaatgtCTGTAGCACTAGtgctatatgcaaaaaaaaaaaaaaaaaaaaaaaaaaaaaaaaaaaattacatacagccctggtatgatatttattgtttttactggaggaaaaataggaaaataacagataataaaatTGCCGTCTTATCTCCATCCTGCCACCTGAGGTCACTCGATGACCAACAAACATTTTATGCTACTATGTTTATGAAATTACCGTGtttacaaaactgacaaaaatatgttttctatgtgcttgtgtacaaataattgtttcttttctaTTTGGTTTTCTCAAAAAAGTACATCCATCTCCTTGTTTCAGTTTCCTGTCTAATCTCTCTCCTATATGCTGgctcattaatattcaacatACGATTACCATACTGGgcagaaatgcaaatttaaaaagtactagtatctattaagtTCAGGATATCTCTAATCAAAAAGTTACTagtaactaaaatataagtactagTTCTATTTTTTCTTAACAAGAAGAGTATAATTAAATACTAGTCACTTTTGgaataagcactagtatctaatgattaagtactagtatctaatgaactTTTCAAAAgacactagtacctaaagaataaacACTAGTAGCTAAAGAGTAAGCACTAGTACCttataaataagtactagtacttaatggaaaagatagtatctaaaaaataaatacaagtacCATGAAAAAAGATACTAGTACggcttatagattaaatgttacaatGGCTTTCCATATTGCGTAACCGCTGAACTTCACTTGGCAATGTTTGTGGCTTTCTGTAGTTTCGTTTTCAGTC
Encoded proteins:
- the LOC109051742 gene encoding E3 ubiquitin-protein ligase TRIM11-like isoform X4, producing the protein MAEVSFSQDQFSCPVCLDLLKDPVAIPCGHSYCMSCITECWDQKDQKGVYSCPQCRQTFTPRPALNKNTILAEVVEQLKKTKLQAGPENVESDVCTRRKCKSVKSRQVVLEERKRKFQHRIQQRQKDLEELKEASFQSLAVYPESADEPNITVSSLLSYDDLRKSVSQLKEKLEDFCQEEIEKISGRVTCVEINPTNEPKIREEFLQLF